The proteins below come from a single Asanoa ferruginea genomic window:
- a CDS encoding enoyl-CoA hydratase, with protein sequence MTTEPVVTYEARGPVALVMLNRPRYSNAQNSKVTYALDAAFSRAVNDDDIKVIVLGGNGKHFCAGHDIGTPERDADESFERKAVIWYDHVGKAGVDSRFARESEVYLGMCRRWRDIPKPMIAMVQGACIAGGLMLAWCCDFIIASDDAYFADPVVRMGIPGVEYFAHPWVLNPRAAKEFLFTGDRFSAQRAKDLGMVNHVVPRADLEPEVLRMATKIAEMPRLGLALTKKAVNQAEDLMGMRSGMDSVFGLHHAAHAHNAEVSTDSLGGLDARGMAAANKRQAGDA encoded by the coding sequence ATGACAACCGAACCCGTCGTCACCTACGAGGCGCGCGGCCCGGTCGCGCTGGTGATGCTCAACCGGCCGCGCTACAGCAACGCGCAGAACTCGAAGGTCACCTACGCCCTCGACGCGGCGTTCAGCCGGGCCGTCAACGACGACGACATCAAAGTCATCGTGTTGGGCGGCAACGGCAAGCACTTCTGCGCCGGCCACGACATCGGCACACCCGAGCGCGACGCCGACGAGTCGTTCGAGCGCAAGGCCGTCATCTGGTATGACCACGTCGGCAAGGCCGGCGTCGACAGCCGGTTCGCCCGCGAGTCCGAGGTCTACCTCGGCATGTGCCGGCGCTGGCGCGACATCCCCAAGCCGATGATCGCGATGGTGCAGGGCGCCTGCATCGCCGGCGGCCTGATGCTCGCCTGGTGCTGCGACTTCATCATCGCGTCCGACGACGCCTACTTCGCCGACCCCGTCGTGCGGATGGGCATCCCGGGCGTCGAATACTTCGCGCACCCGTGGGTGCTCAACCCGCGCGCCGCCAAGGAGTTCCTCTTCACCGGCGACCGGTTCAGCGCACAGCGGGCCAAGGACCTCGGCATGGTCAACCACGTCGTGCCCCGCGCCGACCTCGAGCCCGAGGTGCTGCGGATGGCCACGAAGATCGCGGAGATGCCCCGGCTCGGGCTGGCGCTCACCAAGAAGGCGGTCAACCAGGCCGAAGACCTGATGGGCATGCGGTCCGGGATGGACTCGGTGTTCGGGCTGCACCACGCGGCGCACGCGCACAACGCGGAGGTCAGCACCGACTCGCTCGGCGGGCTCGACGCCCGCGGCATGGCCGCCGCCAACAAGCGCCAGGCGGGTGACGCATGA
- a CDS encoding NAD(P)H-dependent flavin oxidoreductase, with translation MRPAFRTALTELTGVTHPIVQTGMGWVAGPRLVSATANAGALGILASATMTLAELERAIVEVRERTTQPFGVNLRADAGDADKRVQLLIEYGVKVASFALAPRPEQIARLKEHGVVVMPSVGAARHAQKVAAWGADLVMVQGGEGGGHTGQVPTTLLLPSVLDAVDIPVVAAGGFYDGRGLAAALSYGAAGIGMGTRFLLTSDSAVPERIRREYLGFGLDGTVVTSKADGMPHRLLRTRFVNGLDRENRLTGLFRTARRTAQFKRMAQLSWPALLRDGLAMRKAGDRSWAQLVLAANTPMLLRAGLVEGDTDAGMLASGQVVGLIDDLPSCAELVDRIVSDAVSQLSRAQATISPTKHLFGSVSPSDPEDE, from the coding sequence GTGAGACCGGCCTTCCGCACGGCGCTGACCGAGCTCACCGGTGTCACCCATCCCATCGTGCAGACCGGAATGGGCTGGGTCGCCGGCCCACGCCTGGTGTCGGCCACCGCCAACGCCGGCGCGCTCGGCATCCTGGCCTCGGCGACGATGACCCTCGCGGAACTCGAGCGCGCGATCGTCGAGGTGCGCGAGCGCACCACCCAGCCGTTCGGCGTCAACCTGCGGGCCGACGCCGGCGACGCCGACAAGCGCGTTCAACTGCTCATCGAGTACGGCGTGAAGGTCGCATCCTTCGCCCTGGCACCGCGACCGGAGCAGATCGCCCGCCTGAAGGAACACGGCGTCGTGGTGATGCCCTCGGTCGGCGCCGCACGGCACGCGCAGAAGGTGGCCGCCTGGGGTGCCGACCTGGTGATGGTGCAGGGCGGCGAGGGCGGCGGCCACACCGGCCAGGTGCCGACCACGCTCCTGCTGCCCTCGGTGCTCGACGCCGTCGACATCCCGGTCGTCGCGGCCGGCGGCTTCTACGACGGCCGCGGGCTGGCCGCCGCGCTCTCCTACGGCGCGGCCGGCATCGGCATGGGCACCCGGTTCCTGTTGACCAGCGACAGCGCCGTGCCGGAGCGGATCCGGCGGGAGTATCTGGGCTTCGGGCTCGACGGCACCGTGGTCACCAGCAAGGCCGACGGCATGCCGCACCGGCTGCTGCGTACCCGGTTCGTCAACGGTCTCGACCGCGAGAACCGGTTGACCGGCCTGTTCCGGACGGCCCGGCGGACCGCGCAGTTCAAGCGGATGGCCCAACTCAGCTGGCCCGCGCTGCTCCGCGACGGGCTCGCGATGAGAAAGGCCGGCGACCGCTCGTGGGCCCAACTCGTGCTCGCCGCCAACACGCCGATGCTGCTGCGCGCCGGCCTGGTCGAGGGCGACACCGACGCCGGCATGCTCGCGTCCGGCCAGGTGGTCGGTCTGATCGACGACCTGCCGAGCTGCGCGGAGCTGGTCGACCGGATCGTCTCCGACGCCGTTTCCCAGCTATCGCGGGCACAGGCGACGATCTCGCCAACCAAGCACTTGTTTGGTAGCGTCAGCCCGTCGGACCCGGAGGACGAATGA
- a CDS encoding enoyl-CoA hydratase family protein: MPVSTELVDSHIAVVTVDFPPVNAVPVAGWFAIADAVRTAPTDLGARVVVLRAEGRGFNAGVDIKEMQRSVGFTALLEANRGCHAAFKAIYECATPVIAAVNGFCLGGGVGLVGNCDSVVASDDAYFGVPEVDRGALGAATHLSRLVPQHLMRTMYYTSRTITAQRLFDFGSVVEVVPREELDAAALALAREIAAKDPRVIRAAKEALNGIDPVDVNTSYRFEQGFTFELNLAGVADEHRDEFVRTGENLTA, translated from the coding sequence ATGCCCGTCTCCACAGAGTTGGTCGACAGCCACATCGCCGTCGTGACCGTCGACTTCCCACCGGTCAACGCCGTGCCGGTGGCCGGTTGGTTCGCCATCGCCGACGCGGTGCGCACGGCACCGACCGACCTCGGCGCCCGGGTCGTGGTGCTGCGCGCGGAGGGCCGAGGTTTCAACGCCGGCGTCGACATCAAGGAGATGCAGCGCTCGGTGGGCTTCACCGCGCTGTTGGAGGCCAACCGCGGCTGCCACGCGGCGTTCAAGGCCATCTACGAGTGCGCCACTCCGGTCATCGCGGCCGTCAACGGCTTCTGCCTCGGCGGTGGCGTCGGCCTGGTCGGCAACTGCGACTCGGTCGTCGCGAGCGATGACGCCTACTTCGGCGTGCCCGAGGTCGACCGCGGCGCGCTCGGCGCCGCCACGCACCTGTCCCGGCTGGTGCCGCAGCACCTGATGCGGACGATGTACTACACGAGCCGGACCATCACCGCCCAGCGGCTGTTCGACTTCGGCTCGGTGGTGGAGGTCGTGCCGCGCGAGGAGCTCGACGCGGCCGCCCTGGCGCTGGCGCGCGAGATCGCCGCCAAGGACCCCCGGGTGATCCGGGCCGCCAAGGAAGCGCTCAACGGCATCGACCCGGTCGACGTCAACACCAGCTACCGGTTCGAGCAGGGCTTCACCTTCGAGCTCAACCTGGCCGGCGTCGCCGACGAGCACCGCGACGAGTTCGTGCGCACGGGCGAGAACCTGACCGCGTGA
- a CDS encoding flavin reductase family protein, with the protein MSGIRATEIEALRMREVLGHFPSGVTVVTGVDGAGPAGFACQSFHALSLDPPLVCFCVGRSSTTWPRIRAAGRFAVNILGIGHEELSRTFARSGGDKFDGVDWSPSPLGSPLLAEAVAWVDCRISAVYDGGDHEIVVGAVTALEAIGGEPLVFFRGEYRALA; encoded by the coding sequence GTGAGCGGGATCAGGGCCACCGAGATCGAGGCCCTCCGGATGCGCGAGGTGCTGGGCCACTTCCCGTCCGGCGTGACCGTGGTGACCGGCGTCGACGGTGCCGGGCCGGCGGGGTTCGCCTGCCAGTCGTTCCACGCGCTGTCGCTGGACCCACCCTTGGTGTGCTTCTGCGTCGGGCGGTCGTCGACCACGTGGCCGCGGATTCGCGCCGCCGGCCGGTTCGCCGTCAACATCCTGGGCATCGGGCACGAGGAGCTTTCCCGGACGTTCGCGCGCAGTGGCGGCGACAAGTTCGATGGCGTCGACTGGTCGCCCAGCCCGCTCGGCTCGCCGCTGCTCGCCGAGGCGGTCGCGTGGGTCGACTGCCGGATCAGCGCGGTCTACGACGGTGGCGACCACGAGATCGTCGTCGGCGCGGTGACCGCGCTGGAGGCGATCGGCGGCGAACCGCTCGTCTTCTTCCGGGGCGAATACCGGGCGCTGGCATGA
- a CDS encoding SDR family NAD(P)-dependent oxidoreductase — protein sequence MRLAGRVAVVSGASRGIGAAIAERLAAEGATVAIVARSLSSSTDGLAGTLADTAARIAAHGWRAVPVAADLTDPAERARVVDTVLEACGRIDILVNAAGRAVFAPMSGFTAEDVLAQVQQYVVAPYELTRLALPALRANGAGWVVNIGSNSAAIPAGPPWSGYTTDGGAALYAGLKAAVVRTSVSLAAELARDGISVNVVAPVSAVRTPGLEALGIRTDNVEPVEHLAEAVVDLVSADPRAVTGKVVTAQGHLAAVGRSTRSLDGRSVIVERGAPPVAGPPVFVVDELMPRPGQAREVLDRYAAEYVPGARARGMRLRQTLVSPPTLLADGSNTIQVTWEVDGLDGWWRARAGGRDDAVIGFWDRLAPCLESRSRRHYAAADDLAALEDVR from the coding sequence ATGAGGTTGGCCGGCCGGGTCGCCGTCGTCAGCGGCGCCAGCCGCGGCATCGGTGCCGCCATCGCGGAGCGGCTCGCCGCCGAGGGTGCGACGGTCGCGATCGTGGCGCGCAGCCTGTCGTCGAGCACCGACGGCCTGGCCGGGACGCTGGCCGACACCGCGGCCCGGATCGCCGCGCACGGGTGGCGGGCCGTGCCGGTCGCGGCCGACCTCACCGACCCGGCCGAGCGGGCCCGGGTCGTCGACACCGTGCTCGAGGCCTGCGGCCGGATCGACATCCTCGTCAACGCCGCGGGCCGGGCCGTGTTCGCACCGATGAGCGGGTTCACCGCCGAGGACGTGCTCGCTCAGGTACAGCAATACGTCGTCGCGCCCTACGAACTGACCCGCCTCGCGTTGCCCGCGTTGCGGGCCAACGGCGCCGGCTGGGTGGTCAACATCGGCTCGAACAGTGCCGCGATACCCGCCGGGCCGCCGTGGAGCGGCTACACCACCGATGGGGGAGCCGCGCTCTACGCCGGGCTGAAGGCCGCCGTCGTGCGGACCAGCGTGAGCCTCGCGGCCGAGTTGGCCCGTGACGGCATCTCGGTGAACGTGGTCGCGCCAGTCAGCGCCGTCCGCACGCCGGGGCTGGAAGCGCTGGGCATCCGGACGGACAACGTCGAACCCGTGGAGCACCTGGCGGAAGCGGTGGTCGACCTGGTCTCCGCCGATCCGAGGGCAGTGACCGGCAAGGTGGTGACCGCGCAGGGGCATCTGGCCGCGGTCGGCCGCAGCACCCGGTCGCTCGACGGGCGCAGCGTCATCGTCGAGCGCGGCGCGCCACCGGTGGCGGGTCCGCCGGTCTTCGTCGTCGACGAACTCATGCCCAGGCCGGGGCAAGCCCGCGAGGTGCTGGATCGCTACGCGGCCGAATACGTGCCGGGCGCCCGGGCCCGCGGGATGCGGCTGCGGCAGACCTTGGTGAGCCCGCCGACGCTGCTCGCCGACGGCAGCAACACGATCCAGGTGACCTGGGAGGTCGACGGCCTGGATGGCTGGTGGCGGGCCCGCGCCGGCGGCCGGGACGACGCCGTCATCGGGTTCTGGGACCGGCTCGCCCCGTGCCTGGAGTCGCGCAGCCGCCGGCATTACGCGGCCGCTGACGACCTGGCCGCGCTCGAAGACGTGCGCTGA
- a CDS encoding Dabb family protein, whose amino-acid sequence MAVRRTTLVALAPGADAAAVARALEQQGGWARPTLPGVVRGGDVVWRVTGDDQDAAIPDRLPVAGFTSATYRDGPTGTRDLAGNAPVHRSLLLRVEADPATTAAFEAELFAMGKHIPVMREWRLSRVVASQGPTAWTHVWEQVFPDLRALEHAYMRHPYHWGHVDRWFDGEAPQRIVRPGFRHTFCLLGDSKTSVGNPASASAVKWST is encoded by the coding sequence ATGGCCGTCCGCCGCACAACACTGGTCGCGTTGGCGCCGGGTGCCGACGCCGCTGCGGTGGCCCGCGCGTTGGAACAACAGGGCGGCTGGGCCCGACCCACGCTGCCCGGGGTGGTCCGCGGCGGCGACGTGGTCTGGCGGGTCACCGGCGACGACCAGGACGCCGCCATCCCGGACCGGCTGCCGGTGGCCGGCTTCACCTCGGCGACCTACCGCGACGGCCCGACCGGCACCCGCGACCTCGCCGGCAACGCACCCGTGCACCGGAGCCTGCTGCTGCGGGTCGAGGCCGACCCGGCCACCACCGCGGCGTTCGAGGCCGAACTCTTCGCGATGGGCAAGCACATCCCGGTCATGCGCGAGTGGCGGTTGAGCCGGGTCGTCGCGTCGCAGGGGCCGACGGCCTGGACCCACGTGTGGGAACAGGTCTTCCCGGACCTGCGGGCCCTCGAACACGCCTACATGCGGCACCCCTACCACTGGGGGCACGTCGACCGGTGGTTCGACGGCGAGGCACCCCAGCGGATCGTCCGGCCCGGCTTCCGTCACACGTTCTGCCTGCTCGGCGATTCGAAGACCAGCGTCGGGAACCCGGCGTCCGCCTCCGCCGTCAAGTGGTCGACGTAG
- a CDS encoding flavin-containing monooxygenase, translating into MTVDDYDVVVIGAGFAGMYAAYKARQDGLTVHGFEAGNDVGGTWYWNRYPGARCDVESVDYSFSFDDALQQEWTWSERFATQPEILSYLRHAAGRFGLYELFSFDSRVTAARYADGAWTVTTAGGRSVRGRFVVLATGSLSVPNRPAIPGADEFAGEVYFTAEWPHEPVSLDGKRVGVIGTGSSGIQTVPEVAKRAAALTVFQRTANYSIPAVSEPLPPEEFAEVKAHYAERRVRTRRGLYGSPARDPHPLHPLAISPEERNQVLEQRWTYGGVFFARSFPDQMVDADTNRVASEFVHGKIRQIVRDPRTADDLIPDDHPIGAKRICTDSGYYAVFNQEHVRLVNLRRDPIERIEPTGIRTATGLTELDVLIYATGFDAFTGAVTRMDIRGLDGAALADTWADGPITFLGLVVPGFPNLFLLNGPGSSGPLSNMVLCAEQQIDWVYQVVAATRERAATAVDVTVNDAEKWTDLVDETAQATLFTRAKSWYTGSNIEGKKERFMPYAGGMGAYVDHLTAEADAGFPTLVFESPSRQNV; encoded by the coding sequence ATGACCGTGGATGACTACGACGTCGTCGTGATCGGCGCCGGCTTCGCCGGGATGTACGCCGCCTACAAGGCCCGCCAGGACGGCCTGACGGTGCACGGCTTCGAGGCGGGCAACGACGTCGGCGGCACCTGGTACTGGAACCGCTACCCGGGCGCGCGCTGCGACGTCGAGAGCGTCGACTACTCGTTCTCCTTCGACGACGCGCTCCAGCAGGAGTGGACCTGGAGCGAGCGGTTCGCGACCCAGCCGGAGATCCTCTCCTACCTGCGGCACGCGGCCGGCCGGTTCGGGCTCTACGAGCTCTTCAGCTTCGACTCGCGGGTGACCGCGGCCCGCTACGCCGATGGTGCCTGGACCGTGACCACCGCCGGCGGGCGGTCGGTGCGGGGTCGGTTCGTCGTCCTGGCCACCGGAAGCCTGTCGGTGCCCAACCGGCCCGCCATCCCCGGCGCCGACGAGTTCGCCGGCGAGGTCTACTTCACCGCGGAGTGGCCACACGAGCCCGTGTCCCTCGACGGCAAGCGGGTCGGTGTGATCGGCACCGGTTCCTCCGGCATCCAGACCGTGCCCGAGGTGGCCAAGCGGGCCGCCGCGCTGACCGTCTTCCAGCGCACCGCCAACTACAGCATCCCCGCGGTCAGCGAGCCGCTCCCGCCGGAGGAGTTCGCTGAGGTCAAGGCCCACTACGCCGAGCGCCGGGTGCGCACCCGGCGCGGGCTCTACGGTTCGCCGGCCCGCGACCCACACCCGCTCCACCCGCTGGCGATCTCGCCCGAGGAGCGCAACCAGGTGCTGGAGCAGCGCTGGACCTACGGCGGTGTCTTCTTCGCGCGGTCGTTCCCCGACCAGATGGTCGACGCCGACACCAACCGGGTCGCCAGCGAGTTCGTGCACGGGAAGATCCGGCAGATCGTCCGTGACCCGCGGACGGCCGACGACCTGATCCCCGACGACCACCCCATCGGCGCCAAGCGGATCTGCACCGACTCGGGCTACTACGCGGTCTTCAACCAGGAGCACGTGCGGCTGGTCAACCTCCGCCGCGACCCGATCGAACGGATCGAGCCAACCGGCATCCGCACCGCCACCGGCCTGACCGAGCTCGACGTGCTCATCTATGCCACCGGCTTCGACGCGTTCACCGGCGCCGTGACCCGGATGGACATCCGTGGCCTCGACGGCGCCGCGCTCGCCGACACCTGGGCCGACGGGCCGATCACCTTCCTCGGCCTGGTGGTGCCGGGCTTCCCGAACCTGTTCCTGCTCAACGGGCCCGGCAGCAGCGGCCCACTGTCCAATATGGTGCTCTGCGCCGAGCAGCAGATCGACTGGGTCTACCAGGTCGTCGCGGCGACCCGCGAGCGTGCGGCCACCGCGGTCGACGTCACGGTCAACGACGCGGAGAAGTGGACCGACCTCGTCGACGAGACCGCGCAGGCGACGCTGTTCACCCGTGCCAAGTCGTGGTACACGGGCTCGAACATCGAGGGCAAGAAGGAGCGATTCATGCCCTATGCCGGCGGGATGGGCGCCTACGTCGACCACTTGACGGCGGAGGCGGACGCCGGGTTCCCGACGCTGGTCTTCGAATCGCCGAGCAGGCAGAACGTGTGA
- a CDS encoding nuclear transport factor 2 family protein: protein MDLGYLTDRHEIEQAYYLYCEAIDTKRFDLLVGVFTEDTVGDYRAVPGKKLIENRADLLANMRNNLGPGSFCGRTHHNVTNIRLSVDGDRAESRAHYYAVHEGALDYAGQLYVMWGEYHDQWVRTADGWRIRVRGYDPFITRGPREITTRRSAEGVPTA, encoded by the coding sequence ATGGACCTGGGCTACCTGACTGACCGGCACGAGATCGAGCAGGCCTACTACCTCTACTGCGAAGCCATCGACACCAAGCGGTTCGACCTGCTGGTCGGTGTCTTCACCGAGGACACCGTCGGCGACTATCGCGCGGTGCCGGGCAAGAAGCTCATCGAGAACCGGGCCGACCTGCTGGCCAACATGCGCAACAACCTGGGACCGGGCTCGTTCTGCGGCCGCACCCACCACAACGTCACCAACATCCGCCTCTCGGTCGACGGCGACCGCGCCGAGAGCCGGGCGCACTACTACGCCGTCCACGAAGGCGCCCTCGACTACGCGGGCCAGCTCTACGTGATGTGGGGCGAATACCACGACCAGTGGGTACGCACAGCCGACGGCTGGCGGATCCGGGTCCGCGGCTACGACCCGTTCATCACCCGCGGGCCTCGCGAGATCACCACCCGCCGCTCGGCAGAAGGAGTTCCCACCGCATGA
- a CDS encoding nuclear transport factor 2 family protein produces MSTNREVRVDENRLATLEKRVAALEDEIAIARLMASYGPSVDSLSADLAAALWADDGDYDAGTWAGMAPGTTGVFHGSDAVREMVATEPHQGFVRSGCAHVVSAPRITVDGDTAVAVCYAQLLRRDEATDSYRVWRITANRWEWTRTPAGWKVANRTNRPLDGSEAARDLFRAALR; encoded by the coding sequence ATGTCAACCAATCGGGAGGTACGCGTGGACGAGAACCGGCTGGCGACGCTCGAGAAACGGGTGGCCGCGCTGGAGGACGAGATCGCGATCGCCCGCCTGATGGCCTCCTACGGGCCTTCGGTCGACAGCCTCTCGGCCGACCTCGCCGCCGCGCTGTGGGCCGACGACGGCGACTACGACGCGGGCACCTGGGCGGGGATGGCTCCGGGCACGACCGGTGTCTTCCACGGCAGCGACGCGGTGCGGGAGATGGTGGCCACCGAACCGCACCAGGGCTTCGTGCGCAGCGGCTGCGCGCACGTGGTCAGCGCCCCGCGAATCACCGTCGACGGCGACACGGCGGTCGCGGTCTGCTACGCGCAACTGTTGCGCCGCGACGAGGCGACCGACAGCTACCGGGTCTGGCGCATCACCGCCAACCGCTGGGAGTGGACCCGGACCCCGGCGGGCTGGAAGGTCGCCAACCGCACCAACCGCCCACTCGACGGGAGCGAGGCCGCCCGCGACCTGTTCCGCGCCGCGCTGCGATGA
- a CDS encoding SDR family NAD(P)-dependent oxidoreductase → MKLAGRVAVVTGAGRGIGRALAEALAGEGASVVVSSRTATDLAEVTAAIGGDARAVVADALDRDQARAPVRAALAAFGRLDILVNNVGGRPGDGVDADPWHEHDDLFDRLLTLNLSSAWWTTNAALPAMRERGYGRVINIGSGVADRAGASMAYTAAKHGLVGLTRSLALATGTHGITVNCLCPGWTQTSAIDWDVIGARSGISGAEARDRVTADIAQRRVLDAEELGAVAVLLASDAGAAITGQVWHVDGGWRL, encoded by the coding sequence ATGAAGCTGGCCGGACGGGTCGCGGTCGTCACCGGTGCCGGGCGCGGCATCGGCCGGGCCCTTGCCGAGGCGCTGGCCGGCGAGGGCGCGTCGGTCGTCGTGTCGTCGCGCACCGCGACCGACCTCGCGGAGGTAACCGCGGCGATCGGCGGCGACGCGCGGGCCGTGGTCGCCGACGCGCTCGACCGCGACCAGGCGCGGGCACCGGTGCGCGCCGCCCTCGCGGCGTTCGGCCGGCTCGACATCCTGGTCAACAACGTCGGTGGCCGCCCGGGTGACGGCGTCGACGCCGACCCGTGGCACGAGCACGACGACCTCTTCGACCGGCTGCTGACGCTCAACCTGTCGTCGGCCTGGTGGACCACCAACGCGGCGTTGCCGGCGATGCGGGAGCGGGGCTACGGTCGCGTGATCAACATTGGGTCCGGGGTCGCCGACCGCGCCGGGGCGTCGATGGCCTACACCGCAGCCAAGCACGGCCTGGTCGGGCTGACCCGGTCGCTGGCGCTGGCGACCGGCACCCACGGCATCACCGTCAACTGCCTGTGCCCAGGCTGGACCCAGACCTCGGCCATCGACTGGGACGTCATCGGCGCCCGGTCCGGCATCTCCGGTGCGGAGGCGCGCGACCGCGTCACCGCGGACATCGCCCAGCGCCGGGTGCTCGACGCCGAAGAACTCGGCGCCGTCGCCGTGTTGCTCGCCTCCGACGCCGGTGCCGCCATCACCGGCCAGGTCTGGCACGTCGACGGCGGCTGGCGTCTCTAA
- a CDS encoding alpha/beta hydrolase has protein sequence MLTPEARAIVDAIRSAAPPPEQIGPAAARKASDDRRAAQVRELEPIAKVEDLLVGDVPVRIYRPATGTVLSGTVFAHGGGWVLCDLDSHDPLCRSIANRARTVVVSVDYRRAPEARFPAAIDDVYAVLCWVAEHAADLGIDPARLAVAGDSAGGNLAAAAAIRARDTGGPALAAQLLLYPVLDGRMDTDSYRRFGHGFGLEATSMAWYWDQYVPDQADRSDPLAAPARADRLDGLPPAIIAAAECDPLCDEATAYAERLGNAWVRTYPSGFHGFLSLPPGLLPVADEALAEVTSRLGQALAPPSTDSTAPLT, from the coding sequence ATGCTCACCCCCGAAGCCCGCGCCATCGTCGACGCGATCCGGTCGGCGGCACCACCACCCGAGCAGATCGGTCCGGCGGCGGCCCGCAAGGCGTCCGACGACCGGCGAGCCGCCCAGGTGCGCGAACTCGAGCCGATCGCGAAGGTCGAAGACCTGCTCGTGGGCGACGTGCCGGTGCGGATCTACCGCCCGGCGACCGGCACCGTCCTGTCCGGCACCGTTTTCGCCCACGGCGGCGGCTGGGTGCTCTGCGACCTCGACTCGCACGACCCGCTCTGCCGCTCGATCGCCAACCGGGCGCGGACCGTGGTGGTGTCGGTCGACTACCGGCGCGCGCCCGAGGCGAGGTTCCCGGCTGCGATCGACGACGTCTACGCCGTGCTGTGCTGGGTCGCCGAGCACGCCGCCGACCTCGGCATCGACCCGGCCCGGCTCGCGGTGGCCGGCGACAGCGCCGGCGGCAACCTGGCCGCGGCCGCCGCCATTCGCGCCCGGGACACCGGCGGCCCGGCGCTGGCCGCCCAGTTGCTGCTCTACCCGGTGCTGGACGGTCGGATGGACACCGACAGCTACCGACGCTTCGGACACGGCTTCGGGCTGGAGGCCACCTCGATGGCCTGGTACTGGGACCAGTACGTGCCCGATCAAGCGGACCGCTCCGACCCGCTCGCCGCACCGGCCCGCGCCGACCGCCTCGACGGGCTGCCGCCGGCGATCATCGCGGCCGCCGAGTGCGACCCGCTGTGCGACGAGGCCACCGCCTACGCGGAACGACTGGGCAACGCGTGGGTGCGCACCTACCCCAGCGGGTTCCACGGTTTCCTCAGCCTGCCGCCCGGGCTGCTCCCGGTCGCCGACGAGGCGCTCGCCGAGGTGACCTCGCGGCTCGGTCAGGCGCTGGCGCCGCCGTCGACGGACAGCACCGCGCCGTTGACGTAG
- a CDS encoding SDR family NAD(P)-dependent oxidoreductase — protein MRTLALEYGVHGVRVNVVAPGSVATDLARGMRTVEFTKHEALERRPGGVDGRVGTAEEIAATIAFLASPAASYVNGAVLSVDGGASA, from the coding sequence ATGCGCACGCTGGCGCTGGAATACGGGGTGCACGGGGTCCGGGTCAACGTCGTCGCTCCCGGCTCCGTGGCGACCGATCTGGCCCGCGGGATGCGCACGGTCGAGTTCACGAAGCACGAGGCGCTGGAGCGGCGCCCCGGCGGCGTCGACGGCCGGGTCGGCACGGCCGAGGAGATCGCGGCGACGATCGCGTTCCTGGCGTCGCCGGCGGCTTCCTACGTCAACGGCGCGGTGCTGTCCGTCGACGGCGGCGCCAGCGCCTGA